The window GGCGACCGTGTCGGACGTAAAGTCACGCTGGTCGCTTCTCTGCTGACCATGGGGATTTCAACCGTTCTGATTGGACTGTTACCAACCTACGAAACCATTGGTATTTTTGCACCGATTCTTCTGGCACTGGCACGCTTCGGTCAGGGTCTGGGGCTGGGCGGTGAATGGGGTGGCGCGGCGCTGCTGGCGACGGAGAATGCCCCATCCCATAAACGTGCGCTGTATGGGTCGTTCCCCCAGCTTGGCGCACCGATTGGCTTCTTCTTCGCAAACGGCACCTTCCTGCTGCTGTCCTGGCTGCTGACGGAAGAGCAGTTCATGAGCTGGGGCTGGCGCGTACCGTTCGTCGCGTCCGCCGCGCTGGTGCTGGTTGGCCTGTATGTTCGTATCTCTCTGCATGAAGCCCCGGTCTTTACCAAAGCGGTCAAAGCTGGCAAACAGGTGCGTATGCCACTGGGAACGTTGCTTAGCAAACATATGAAAGTCACGATCCTCGGCACCTTCATCATGCTGGCGACCTACACACTGTTCTACATCATGACCGTTTACTCCATGACGTACGGCACTTCGCCTGTGCCTAAAGGGCTTGGCTTCTCACGTAACAGCTTCCTGTTGATGCTGATGATCGCAGTGATCGGTTTTGGTCTGATGGTGCCAGTCGCAGGCTATCTGGCAGATGCCTTTGGCCGCCGTAAGACCATGATTACCATTACTTGCCTCATGATCGTCTTTGCCATGCTGTTCCCTTATATGCTTGGTTCTGGCAATCAGGCGCTGGTGATGGGCTTCCTAGTGTTGGGTCTGAGCATCATGGGACTGACGTTCGGCCCGATGGGTGCCTTGCTGCCGGAACTGTTCCCGACAGAAGTACGCTATACCGGCGCGTCATTCTCCTATAACGTCTCGTCGATTCTGGGTGCATCGGTCGCACCGTACATCGCAGCATGGTTGACGGCCAACTACGGCCTGTTCTACGTCGGCGTTTATCTGGCGGCCATGGCGTCACTGACGCTGATTGCGCTGCTGGCGACCAGAGAAACACGTCACCAGTCTTTGGGATAAATGTCCCTTCAGTGAGGGCCACGGCCCTCACTGCACCTTTCTTTCTTCATA is drawn from Pectobacterium aroidearum and contains these coding sequences:
- a CDS encoding MFS transporter, whose product is MQATTITPTLDAEAEAPPVNSRNKVIVASLIGTAIEFFDFYIYATAAVLVFPHIFFPQGDPTAATLQSLATFAIAFVARPIGSAVFGHFGDRVGRKVTLVASLLTMGISTVLIGLLPTYETIGIFAPILLALARFGQGLGLGGEWGGAALLATENAPSHKRALYGSFPQLGAPIGFFFANGTFLLLSWLLTEEQFMSWGWRVPFVASAALVLVGLYVRISLHEAPVFTKAVKAGKQVRMPLGTLLSKHMKVTILGTFIMLATYTLFYIMTVYSMTYGTSPVPKGLGFSRNSFLLMLMIAVIGFGLMVPVAGYLADAFGRRKTMITITCLMIVFAMLFPYMLGSGNQALVMGFLVLGLSIMGLTFGPMGALLPELFPTEVRYTGASFSYNVSSILGASVAPYIAAWLTANYGLFYVGVYLAAMASLTLIALLATRETRHQSLG